The genomic DNA TATtacatagaaaatagaaataattcttTTTCCAGTTCACAATGATATTCACAAGTAAAAACACCATTTTAGAACATGTTAAAATGTATCAGTAAATACTGATAATTTGGCAAAAGTCAGACCACAATAATCTACTCTGGTCCTCAATCATTTGGCTCATCCAGTTCCATCCCAATTTCTTGCCCAGTCTTCTTCAAGTAGGACTGtggctcttttttcttcttttacttctataTACTCACACTAAGAAGTGCTTTCACATTCCTGTGATTATGCCACAATGCATTAGGCAACTTGATACTTCTTTTACCACAGGCATAAGATATACTGCATCCCTTATTATTCTTTGGGTCTTATATGTAACCCTGCCCCATCATGCCCATGTTCATGCCCATCTGGCCCTGTGGTTCCATGTGCATCAGGTTGCTCACTTGTCGTTTCCTCTCCCTAGCTTCATATGTCTCCTATGAAGAAAGAGGAATTTCATGAAAATTAATTCTTGGtaatatactttttcttttaacTAATAATTTGAGGCAGAATGAGACATACAAAAGCATATGGAAACCAATAACAAACCATCATCATCCAAATTTAACCTCAAAACATCTTGCACAAATCTTTGACAATAAATTTAGGTATTTACTTACATGTAGAAGGGTCAATCCAGCAAAGGCATGGATACCACCAGCCACAACTGCAAAGGCATATGACCAAGACAGATAGTTGAAATTGGGGTTGAGAAGCCAGTGGCGTGACCAGCACATAACACCAAACACCAAAACCGCAAAGAAGATGCACACAGCTGTGGAAAAATATCAGTTAGTTTTGTTCTAGGTCTTCATCTGAAGAATAAATACAAACCATGAATAAGGTAGTATTACTGATATGGTATTCAAATTAATTCCTGATATGATGTTTGTGGAACCATGTCTGCTTTATTCAGTAGATGCAATAGCCACAGTaccttaataataaaaacagcaagtTAAAAATCACTTGCCAGTAGCATAGCTAGACATTTGGGGGCCCACGGGAATAGGTCTCTTAAAGGGTCCCCCATAATCTTAAGGTTTAATGATCTATAGTTTATAAAACTTTCACCTTTGAGTAATTACATATAATAATTTCTCCAGCTTATAAAGTCTAACACTATTAATATTGTGTAATATCACAGTGAAAGTAAAGTCAAGGCTTATTTTGCTGctgcttaaataataataaaaataataataataataataataataaagatcttgATTTCTAAATCAATAAACCAAATAGCAAGGAAGTGCAGCCTCACTTGTAGCAGCCTGACAGCAGAAGGCGAAGCCAGTGAGATGCCACTCATAGCGCATGACAAACTGCAGAGGCCATCGCACCAAAACAAGACTCACTGTCACCAGTGTGGTCATGCTTGCCAATAGGGCTATAGTCATGAAGGTCTGCACGGCCATTAACCAGGCTGGAACGAAGAAGTTGATAAGCTGTGTGGTAATAAGAATGAGATAAAATGggcattattctttctattttcttggtGGTAAAAAAGAGATGGTATGATAGATCAAGAGATTAGAGAGTTAAGATCACCAAGGGAATGATTATGAGAATTGTGACTGAGGAGAATCTCAATTATGCCGAGGCTACTTGTACAGGAGACAAATTGTCCAGGATACTAAATCTGTATATGTAATCAACTTTCATGTGCATCAATAATTTAGACTCAG from Penaeus vannamei isolate JL-2024 unplaced genomic scaffold, ASM4276789v1 unanchor1994, whole genome shotgun sequence includes the following:
- the pck gene encoding uncharacterized protein pck (The sequence of the model RefSeq protein was modified relative to this genomic sequence to represent the inferred CDS: added 343 bases not found in genome assembly) gives rise to the protein MDDKRSWRSSVGILQNGQSWNSLNRDITPTPPSAAMVNSGIIAFVATIFFVISFTSPYWLQSYAYTYSDFNNMGLWEFCFNGFRYPKYQFDYKFTGCNYIFSDEYRIIWSWMLPAWLMAVQTFMTIALLASMTTLVTVSLVLVRWPLQFVMRYEWHLTGFAFCCQAATTVCIFFAVLVFGVMCWSRHWLLNPNFNYLSWSYAFAVVAGGIHAFAGLTLLHETYEARERKRQVSNLMHMEPQGQMGMNMGMMGQGYI